In the Telopea speciosissima isolate NSW1024214 ecotype Mountain lineage chromosome 2, Tspe_v1, whole genome shotgun sequence genome, one interval contains:
- the LOC122650838 gene encoding probable polygalacturonase, which yields MNLMFSDSADKMCIEDSNSRVGPDAIALKSGWDEYGIAYGKSTRNVHIKGAYLQVSTGSALSFGSEMSGGISGIVLGGLHIQNSFTGISFKTTNCRRGYMKDIISYLEMVIVNMALKATSQFGSHPDDKFDPNALPVINHIT from the coding sequence ATGAATCTCATGTTTTCTGATTCAGCTGACAAGATGTGCATTGAGGACTCCAATAGTAGGGTGGGTCCTGATGCTATTGCGCTGAAGAGTGGTTGGGATGAGTATGGCATTGCCTATGGAAAATCGACCAGAAATGTTCACATCAAAGGGGCTTACCTTCAAGTTTCTACAGGTTCTGCCCTTTCTTTTGGTAGTGAGATGTCTGGTGGCATCTCTGGCATTGTTTTGGGGGGCCTGCACATACAAAATTCCTTCACTGGTATTTCATTCAAGACTACCAATTGCAGACGCGGATACATGAAAGACATTATATCATATTTAGAAATGGTAATTGTGAACATGGCACTCAAAGCCACGAGTCAATTTGGATCCCACCCAGATGACAAGTTTGATCCAAATGCTCTGCCAGTTATTAATCACATCACCTAG
- the LOC122650839 gene encoding uncharacterized mitochondrial protein AtMg00820-like, whose product MTLRTSTRSIPQALTTASITQEEPTCFSQANKLPEWRAAMAEEFNALLRNGTWSLVPRDPAMNLIGCKWVYRIKRKADGSLERYKARLVAKGFHQQEGLNYLETFSPVVKPTTIRTILAVAVAHD is encoded by the coding sequence ATGACCTTACGCACTTCTACACGATCTATACCACAGGCTCTAACCACTGCCTCTATTACCCAGGAAGAACCAACATGTTTTAGTCAGGCCAATAAATTACCTGAGTGGCGTGCTGCTATGGCAGAAGAGTTTAATGCTCTACTGCGTAATGGGACTTGGTCCCTAGTTCCAAGAGATCCTGCTATGAATTTGATTGGGTGTAAATGGGTTTATCGAATTAAACGCAAGGCTGATGGGTCTTTGGAGCGCTACAAGGCGCGCCTTGTCGCAAAAGGCTTTCACCAACAGGAAGGCCTGAATTATTTGGAGACATTTAGCCCAGTTGTGAAACCAACCACAATTCGGACTATTCTGGCCGTTGCAGTGGCCCATGACTGA